Proteins encoded together in one Juglans regia cultivar Chandler chromosome 9, Walnut 2.0, whole genome shotgun sequence window:
- the LOC108985005 gene encoding probable leucine-rich repeat receptor-like serine/threonine-protein kinase At3g14840, producing the protein MFLFRLLLASTVMTVCFTTFASGALELPDDEVQALGVIFNTLGKKDWDFSNPCNGTVPPSAVKEDTAAVSCSNCVVNGINESYRVVGIFLKRQKLSGILPPDLVKLPCLQDFDLAGNYLNGSIPSEWGSMQQLVDLSLYGNRVTGSIPGTLANITTLRSLTVTFNQLFGNLPPELGSMSSLEKLSLSSNYFTGEIPPSFANLISLTDFMISDNQFSGQIPSYIQNWKNLTNLYIQASGLKGPIPPLDLLGKLTDLRISDLNGSDHDVTFPLKNISVPQWQILILRNCNLTGPLPDQIFLPSNGTTEFQTLDLSFNSLSGVIPGSFENLSTVGNIYLTHNLLTGRIPAWILNSRKAIDLSFNNFTIEKSDLSSSSCSQNKDSKINLFKSSSMGSETIHSCSTTSSSLSCSQNHRSTRLHINCGGGKEIVNEGTVYEADTDEGGPSKFFVTQDWSFSSTGQFMSSKQDYKLSNSSELSTDTTDPILYTTARSSPLSLTYYAFCLVSGNYRVRLHFAEIVFTDDETYRSLGRRIFDVYIQGERRLKDFDIVKAAGGVRKPNIQSFDAVDVTNSSTLEIRFYWAGKGTTDIPSKGDYGPLISAISVDIHPSGRISVGAVVGILVAGAFVIVLFVVAILWWKGCLGQRSSATDHDLRDLDLKTGTFTLRQIKTATNNFDEANKIGEGGFGSVYKGLLSDGTLMAVKQLSSKSKQGNREFLNEIGMISALQHPHLVKLYGCCVEGNQLLLVYEYMENNSLARALFGPEEYQLQLDWPTRHRICVGIARGLAYLHEESRLKIVHRDIKSTNVLLDKNLNPKISDFGMAKLDEEDNTHISTRIAGTYGYMAPEYALHGYLTDKADVYSFGIVALEIVSGKTNTSHRPKGESLHLLDWALVLKEKGNLLDLADPRLGSNYKKEEVMRMINVALLCANVSASVRPTMSSVVSMLEGGAVIPELGPNLSTVDDEMKVKALWDHFQDKKESSRGNSQTQSVLTDDQFTGTSSTSGVVDLYPINMDSSYLERRV; encoded by the exons atgtttcttTTTCGACTTCTTCTTGCTTCAACCGTCATGACCGTTTGCTTTACAACGTTCGCTTCCGGAGCCCTTGAACTGCCGGATGATGAag TGCAAGCTTTGGGTGTCATATTCAATACGTTGGGGAAGAAGGACTGGGACTTCTCTAACCCATGTAATGGTACTGTACCACCATCGGCCGTAAAAGAGGATACTGCTGCTGTTAGCTGCAGCAACTGCGTCGTGAATGGCATTAACGAGTCATACCGCGTTGTGGGCAT ATTTCTCAAAAGACAGAAGCTATCAGGCATTCTTCCTCCAGATTTGGTGAAGTTACCATGCCTACAAGACTT TGACCTCGCTGGCAACTACCTTAACGGTTCAATCCCTTCGGAATGGGGCTCCATGCAGCAGCTGGTCGACCT TTCCCTTTATGGAAACCGGGTAACGGGTTCTATCCCCGGAACTCTTGCAAACATCACAACTCTCAGAAGCTT GACGGTCACGTTCAATCAGCTTTTTGGAAATCTTCCTCCAGAGCTTGGGAGTATGTCCTCCTTAGAAAAACT TTCACTCAGCTCGAATTATTTTACTGGGGAGATACCTCCTTCATTTGCAAACTTGATATCATTGACAGATTT TATGATTAGCGACAATCAATTTTCTGGACAGATTCCCAGTTATATTCAAAACTGGAAAAACCTCACTAACCT ATATATTCAGGCAAGTGGTTTGAAGGGGCCAATTCCTCCCCTTGATCTTTTGGGAAAGTTAACTGACTT GAGAATTAGTGACTTGAATGGATCTGATCATGACGTAACTTTTCCACTGAAAAACATTAGCGTACCACAATGGCAAATACT GATATTGAGGAATTGCAATCTTACTGGACCGCTACCCGATCAAATATTCTTACCTTCCAACGGGACAACGGAATTTCAAACCTT AGATCTCAGCTTCAACAGTCTAAGTGGAGTAATTCCAGGCAGCTTTGAAAATCTAAGTACTGTGGGCAACAT ATACTTAACCCACAACTTGTTAACTGGACGAATACCTGCTTGGATACTGAATTCAAGAAAAGCTAT CgatctttcatttaacaattttaCAATTGAAAAATCGGACTTATCATCATCAAGTTGCAGTCAAAATAAAGATAGCAA GATCAACTTGTTCAAGAGCTCTTCGATGGGCAGTGAAAC CATTCATTCATGTTCGACGACTAGCAGCTCACTGTCTTGTTCAcaaa ATCATAGGTCCACGCGGCTTCATATTAATTGCGGCGGTGGAAAAGAAATTGTTAATGAAGGTACTGTATATGAAGCTGATACAGATGAAGGAGGACCTTCGAAGTTCTTCGTCACGCAAGACTGGTCGTTTAGCAGCACTGGTCAATTCATGAGCAGTAAACAAGATTACAAGTTGTCAAATTCATCCGAACTCTCTACGGACACGACCGATCCCATACTGTACACGACAGCGCgctcttctcctctctctcttactTATTATGCCTTTTGTTTGGTAAGTGGGAATTACAGAGTAAGACTCCATTTTGCGGAGATAGTGTTCACTGATGATGAAACGTACAGAAGCTTAGGAAGACGTATATTTGATGTTTACATTCAG ggAGAGCGAAGGCTGAAGGATTTCGATATTGTAAAGGCGGCAGGTGGGGTTCGTAAGCCAAACATACAAAGTTTTGATGCTGTCGACGTGACTAATAGTAGTACCCTGGAGATCCGTTTCTACTGGGCTGGGAAGGGGACAACTGATATCCCGTCCAAAGGAGATTATGGTCCTCTTATTTCTGCTATTTCTGTGGATATCC ACCCTTCAGGCCGTATATCTGTAGGAGCAGTGGTTGGAATTCTCGTTGCCGGAGCTTTTGTTATAGTATTATTTGTTGTGGCTATCCTCTGGTGGAAAGGCTGTCTAGGACAGAGATCAAGTGCTACTGATCATG ATTTAAGAGACCTAGACCTGAAAACTGGAACATTCACCTTAAGGCAAATCAAAACAGCCACAAACAACTTTGATGAGGCTAATAAAATTGGGGAAGGTGGTTTTGGTTCTGTTTATAAG GGCCTTCTGTCTGATGGCACCTTGATGGCAGTCAAACAACTTTCTTCCAAATCAAAGCAAGGAAATCGTGAGTTTTTGAATGAGATCGGCATGATTTCTGCTTTGCAGCACCCTCATCTTGTAAAGCTCTATGGATGTTGTGTTGAAGGAAATCAATTGTTGCTGGTATACGAATACATGGAAAATAATAGCCTTGCTCGTGCTTTGTTTG GGCCAGAAGAATATCAGTTGCAATTGGATTGGCCAACAAGACATAGGATTTGTGTTGGTATAGCAAGAGGTTTGGCATATCTCCATGAAGAATCAAGGTTGAAGATTGTCCACAGAGACATCAAGTCTACTAATGTCTTGCTTGATAAAAATCTCAATCCTAAGATATCCGACTTTGGTATGGCCAAGCTTGATGAAGAGGATAATACCCACATCAGCACCCGAATTGCTGGAACTTA TGGTTATATGGCACCTGAGTATGCGTTGCATGGTTATTTAACTGACAAAGCAGATGTTTACAGTTTTGGAATTGTTGCCTTGGAAATTGTTAGTGGGAAGACCAACACGAGTCACCGGCCTAAGGGGGAATCTCTACATCTTCTTGATTGG GCACTTGTTTTGAAAGAGAAGGGAAATTTGTTGGATTTGGCTGATCCAAGATTAGGCTCAAATTACAAGAAGGAAGAGGTTATGCGCATGATTAATGTGGCTCTCCTATGCGCTAATGTTTCTGCATCAGTTAGGCCTACCATGTCCTCAGTGGTGAGCATGCTTGAGGGCGGTGCTGTTATTCCTGAGTTGGGTCCAAATTTAAGTACCGtagatgatgaaatgaaagtgaAGGCACTGTGGGATCATTTTCAAGATAAGAAAGAATCGAGTAGGGGAAATAGCCAGACCCAAAGTGTATTAACGGATGACCAATTCACTGGTACCTCATCCACATCCGGCGTCGTTGATCTATATCCAATCAATATGGATTCTAGTTATTTGGAGAGAAGAGTTTAG